AGCTGAGGGAACAGAAACCGAAAAGACTTAGAATTCAAACACAGGGAATGCCAAGTGCCTGGGCTAGCCTAGGGAGACACTGGCACAGGAGATGTAAAGTTTAGGGAGGGGTAAGCTGGAGCAGAGGCGAGAAAGGGACCAGACTGTGGAAGGCTATGAAAGCCAAGCCCAGGAATTCTGCCTTTGTCTGGCAGGCAGCGGGCTCCCGGAGTTTTCTGAGCAAACAGTGACCTGAGAAGGTGGTCTGTGGAGAATTCCTGGCAAATGtctggagagagggtgggagagcaGGAAGCATAATGCACCAGGCTTCTGATTTGTAATCAGAGTACCTGGGTCCAGCCAGGTTTGATGATTTGAAAGTCACTTAACCAGTAAAGTGCGGAACACAATAGTAGTGGTCTTATCTGCACTACTCACTCCTCAGCCCCACCGTGAATAAGATGATTTATAGGAAAGTGCAAATGATGGTTGTTGCTGTTACTAACTAGCTGGGAGAGTCTAGGCTGCATCCTCCCACTGTCCATCATGGAGTTCGGGAGGGAAGCTCTGTAAGATCTGCTTCCTCCAACGTGAGAGCGTTACCAAGCCTTGAGATTCAGACACGAAGCGCTGTCCAGTTCCCCTCGCGCCCCTTTTCTTGCCCCCTCTTCCTAAGGAGCTCTAAACCCTCGCCTTCCAACAGCGCCACCACCTGACGGACATCCTGCACCACCGCTGCCCCCTTTTGCGCCCCTGGCTGCGCCGGCGCTGCGTGGTGTGCCAGGCACCGGAGACCCCGGAGTCCTACGTGTGTCTCACTCCCGACTGCGAGGCCGTATACTGCAGGTCGTGCTGGGACGATATGCGACAGCGGTGCCCAGTCTGCACCCCGCGAGAGGAACTCTCCTCCTCCGCCTGCAGCGATAGCAACGATGACGCTACCTACGCGGAGTGAAGGGGCATTCTATTCATTCTTCGTCTCGCTTCTTCCTATTTAATAAAATGCCTGTACACTCCTGCCACCTGCGCTTGGAAGGGGTCTGGTACCAGGGCCGGGTGTGAGCCGGGCGCTGCCTGGCGGGCAGTCGGGAGAACAGGTCAGCCTCATCGCCGCAGGGCCGGGCAGCGTACTAGAGGCAGGAGGGCAGCAACGCTGCTAAGAGGTCCGGACTAGAGGCCGGGTGGAGATGCGATTCTGAAGGCGGTCGGACTGGGCCAAGGTTCCCACTCGACACAGTAGCAGGAAAGCCGCTGCGCAGAGCAGAGCGGGAGGAGCTGGAGTCCACGACTAGGTCCCGCCTTCTTTAGCTCCCAGAGCGCgacgggggcggggcctctcccGGGGAGGAGCGGCGGAGGAACCGGGCCTAGCTTGGGACCCATAGAAGGGGGACGGGGCGGGGCTTGGCGGCTGCGCTGCCCCACCGACTGCGCGAGGCAGACCTGGACGCCTCGGCTCCTCCGCGCGCCGCCCAGCACCTGCTACCCTCGGCTGCCCCGGGGCGCCGCTGTCATGCGGTTAGCTCTGCTCTGGGCCTTGGGGCTCCTGGGCGCGGGCAGCCCTCTGCCCTTTCTGCCGCTTCCAGATACAGGTGAGTTCCGTCCGGGGGAAGCATTGGAAAGAGGCGCAGGGAAGTCAGGAGGCATTGGGATACTAGGGTCAGAAGGAGAGCCTGAGAGACCGCAGCCAGAGCGCGGCCGGCGCTGGTCTTCTGTCCTGGGCCGAGGGCCCGGTAACTGGACGATGGagtgaagaggaaaggagagtcaTCCTCGGCACGTCCCCGCGGACACTTCATGGCCGTGGTACCAGGCGGGTCCCTCAGGCTCGTAGGAGAGGGTCGCCGCTCCGCAGGACTGGCATCTCTCTCTTTTGAAGCCTAGCTGACTGTTTCACCCGGTGCCAGGGTGCCGAGTGTACACGCTTGTAGGGTTTGGCGAAGAGGATTCTCCCCGGCACTTCCTCCTAGGCCTGAGCAGCCAGGCATCCGTCACTGTAGTGCTGATGCCACCACCAGAAACCTGGCTGAGCTGGAGGGGGCCCGGGAGGAGCCAAGAGAGGGGAGAATTGGCCAGGAAAGAGGCTGGGACACCAACTCCTCCTTAGAACTTTCACTTCCAGCTGCTGTCTTGGGCCCGGGGGGACGAGAGGGCAGGCGAGGGTGGAGTGTCCGGAGGAGAGAGGGCCattgtggcggggggggggggggggggggggggctaggaggaagggacacagggaggaaGCGGAGGCTGTGGGGAATGGGTGTGCCTGACTGGGCATGAGTGGTGTTTAGGGAGGGGGTGTTTGCACTCCCCACCCAAAAATGGGCGTTACTAGCATCTCCGTTGTGAGGACAGGGGAGGGTGAGTGAGCACCCAGCCAAGAGGCTTCCCCCAGTTCTCGAGGGGGCTTTTTTGGAAGGGGGAAAATCgggtgggagtgggcagggaggagggtccCTAAAAGAGCTGGGATTGGCCTGAGGGCTGTAGGGAGGGGCCATAGGCTGGGCTTGCTGAAAAACTCTCTCTGCGATTTTGGGATGGGTTGGTGGGATGAAAGCACACTATTAGGGAGAAGCCCCCAGTATTCTCCTTTAAGTCCCAGCATGCAATGCGGGAGTCCTTCAGGCAGAGGAGGGCCTTGATGTGCTGGAAACGAGGAGGGTCAGAGGGGCTGAGTCCCTCTGCACTCTCTTGGACTGTTGCGGGGACCTTGCAGGTGGCACCAAGGAGAAGGCAATTCCTGAGAGAGCCCTAGGTGGGTCCTTGCAGCCCCAGGTCCTTCAGGATAATCTCACACTCAGCCTAGCAGAGGCACTTCAGGtgagcctccctctcccctgaaATAAAGAGGTACACCCCCACCACCCGGCCGCCCCATCCAGTCAGGTGTCTCAAGGCAAAGGTTGGCTGAAGAGCAGGCAAGCGACCCTCACTGTGACACCACCACCTCAGGTCTGGctgcctctcccccaggccccagcacctGGCTTCACttatctccctctcccctccataCACATCTGTCTGCTTtggccccaccccactccttcGGGCCACTGGGAAATTCTGAGGCCAAACTCGCTTTCTTGGTCTCACTCGTTAGTtttctcgggggggggggcggcttaGACAGAGTCAGGACCTCATCAAATGCCCTCCCCTTACCCCCAATTCCAAAGCTGAGTCAGAGGAAGGGCTGGGGCCTGCACTGGGTCCTCCATGATGCTTCCTCTCTGGGCAGGAAGCTGAGAAGGGGGTGGCTCAAGACACCTTCCTTGACCTCCCTGCACAAGCCCCCAGAACAATGCCCCAGGCCACGCAGGCCTTCCTGGCCCCTTCCCCTgggacaccccctccccaccagtgaTGTAATCATGGGTACTCTCCTAAGGTCCTAACGTTTTCTGGTCAGGAAGACTAGGAATTTcgggcagggccagggaggtgACCTGCTCTCTGGTGCCCACAGACCAGTCTGCCGGAGGCTTTGCAGATCCAGTTGGAATTGGATGGTGAGAGTCACATCCTGGAGCTGCTACAGAATAGGTAATGGTAGTGATGACAATAATGATGATAACGTGGCTAACAGCTCCCATAGCATTTACATGTGTTACATACTAAGTGCTTGaattcatttaaccctcataacAACCCTATAAGTAGGTACAATTATGTACTGTTATTGTCCTTGTTTTATATGTAAAGAAGGCAAGGcaagagaggttaagtgacttgcccaaggtcacacagctagtgtgtGGCGAAAGCCCGGTTGGAACCCAGACAGCCTGGTGGAGTCTGTGGCCCAACCACTACACTCTGCTGGCTCAGTGGAAGCAGGACAGTTGGAGTATTACCTGGCACCCAGCTACCCTTCCATCACCTTCAGGCCTTGGGCTGGCACCGCACCACTCTGGGAGATAGCTGATactgccctcctctgccttcaCTCCACAGGGAGCTAGTCCCAGGCCAGCCAACCCTGGTGTGGTACCAACCTGATGGCACGCGGGTAGTCAGTGAGGGGCACAATCTGGTGAGTCAGGCTCTCTTGCGCCCTGTTTCTGGCCTAAGGGAAGGAGGGATGGGGCAACTGAAGAGCGCCTTCCTTGGGACACATGGGAGGGCGCTGCATATCTTAACCGCCAGATGAGCCTCCTGGGCTGAAACCCTGGCCTGCTCTGCAAGCTGGCACTGTCTTTCTGTGCCACAGGAGAACTGCTGCTACCAGGGAGGCGTGCGGGGCCATGCAGACTCCTGGGCCTCCGTCTGCATGTGCTCCGGGCTCAGGTACAGGGAGTGGAGTCCACAAAGGTAGCGGGAGTGGTAGGTTATGAAAATGGAGCTGAAAAGTTGTCTGACTTCCTTCATCTTTCCCTAGGGGCTTGGTGATCCTGTCCCCAGAGAAAGGCTATACCCTGGAGCTGAGGCCTGGGGACCTTCAGGGTCCTCCCATCATCTCCCGGATCCAAGACCTCCTCCTGCCAGGACACACTTGCGCCCTGAGCTGGCGTGAACCTGCGCCCACTCGGGCTTCAACGGGGCGCCCCCTGCGACAGCCTCGCATTCATCGGGTAAGGAAGAGTGGCAGGAGGCTGGCCCCGGGGCCCTTGGGGCTGTTGGTTCAAGGCGCCAGTAGCTCCTGCTAGTGCAGAGGTCTCTGTCGCCTGCCAGGCCCTTTGGGATGTCATCTCCTCCACTCTGCCCACTGCCCGGCGAGGTGGGTGCTGTTGGGAGCTCTGTTTTACTGAGacaggttaagtgatttgcccaaggccatTTGACTAATACCTGGTACATCCAGGATTTAGAGGTAGGTACTAGACTCAAACTCCTCAAGTCTTATGATCCCATATGCAGAGAGCTCGCTTGGATCTAGAAAATACATAGTTACCAATCCTAAAGCAATAAAAACCAAGTTTTTGTtgctatgaagattaaataagtcaatatatatgtaaagtacttagaactAGGCCTGGCACGTGGTAAGTATTTGATGGCCttggctattattatttttttaatttggagaaagTTCTGACTGTGGAGCCAAAAAAGTGAGGctcttctccccacttcccagccTACTTCTTGGTccaccttgggcaagtccctggCCTCTCGGGCTCGGTGGTCCATCTGTAAAAGCGGCTCTTCACTCTCCTCTGTCTGACCACACCAGACAGGAGTAGATGCAGCTCGGTCAGCCCTACATGGCTGCCGTCAGTGTGAGCAGCCAGTGTGCCTTATGCTCTTGTTCTTGTCCACAGTGGAGGCGGGACGTGGTGACAGAAACCAAGATTATTGAGCTAGTGATTGTGGCTGATCATTCGGAGGTGAGCGTGCTGGCCCAGGCgtgccccgccccggccctgaGTGCCCTGCCGCCTTCCATGGCCTCCTCTCCTAACCCACAGGTCCAGAGGTACCCAGACCACCAGCAGCTGCTAAACCGCACACTGGAAGTGGCCTTACTCCTGGACACAGTCAGTGTTGGGCAGAGTGGCATCCTTACGGCCCCCTAAATATGGGAACCCGTCTCCTGAGCCCCAGCCCTTTTTCAGTTCTTCCAGCCCCTGAACGTACGTGTGGTGCTGGTGGGCCTGGAGGCGTGGACCCGACACGACCTGATAGAGATAAGCCAAGACCCAGGTCTCACGCTACACAACTTCCTCCACTGGCGCCGGGCCAGCTTACTGCCTCGTTTGCCCCATGATAGTGCCCAGCTGGTGACGTAAGACCCCCAGGCTCAATCAGTGGGGCCAGTTCTGCCCTGGCCTGGCCAATTTCACAGCCCAGCTCCCTACCTGAGGCCCTGAAACTCTGGCCCTCTGGCTTGTGGCCTTGACCTTTGACCTCTCGATCCCACAGAGCTACTTCGTTCTCTGGGCCCATGGTGGGCATGGCCATTCAGAACTCCATCTGTTCTCCTGACTTCTCAGGAGGCGTAAACATGGTGAGCTATTTCCAGGTCTCTTCCCCATCCCCAGTGAAGATCCTCCCAGCAGTGGGACCGTTTATGGACTGAAACCCCCTACAAGTTACCTACCGAACCCCGAGCTGTGGGCATAGAGGGCAGGGGTGCATGCTGTGGCTCCCGCTGTCAGGGCGCCGTCCCTGACGGCCCGCTGTTCAGTGTACAGTCTTCACCTAGGTCTTCCCGTTCAGGGGGCAGCGTCTGAGGCCCAAAGAGCAGAGGTGATCTCcctgggccacacagcaagtGGGGGAACAGCTGAGCTAGAACCCAGGTTTTCTGccacccaggcctgggctctCCTCCTGCTGAGGAGGGAGGCGGTGTCTACTGAATGTCCGAGAGGTCAGATGAGGAGAGAACAGGAGCAGTTAGGCGGGTGCTGGACCCGGGATACCCTTTCGCACAGGACCACTCCATAAGCATCCTGGGAGTTGCCTCCTCAATAGCCCACGAGTTGGGCCACAGCCTGGGCTTGGACCACGACACACCTGGAAACAGCTGCCCCTGTCCCGGCCCAGCCCCATCCAAGACCTGCATCATGGAGGCCTCCACAGAGTGAGTGACTGCAGGATGTCGAGGGTGgatgggcagggggcagggagtggtCTACAGCCCCAACCCTCCATGCTGccctccccagcttcctgccaGGCCTGAACTTCAGCAACTGCAGCCGACAGGCCCTTGAGAAGGCCCTCTTGGATGGGATGGGCAGCTGCCTCTTTGAACAGCTGCCCCGCCTGCCCTCCATGGCTACTGTCTGTGGAAATAAGATTTCGGGGCTGAGCAAGCAGTACAACTGCGGCTTCCCAGACGTGAGTCCCTTGCCCACAGCCTTGCCCCACTTACTTCTGTGCCCCCTCCAAGACTCCTGAGCCCCTCTCCATTTCGGAAgagccctttcctccctctcccacctccctgtctTCGGGGACAGCACATGGATTTTGGGGCTCTAGCTTTCACTTGCTCTGGCCATCCTTTTGGGTTCAGGCTCTGGGCGGTAGGCTCTCAGGCCACCCGCTCTGATGCACCGCCCCCTGTGCCCTGGCCCACAGCACTGTACCGATCCCTGCTGTGATTCTGTCACCTGCCAGCTGAGGCCAGGAGCACGGTGTACCTCAGATGGACCCTGTTGTCAAAATTGCCAGGTGGGCACAGACTGGACAGGACTCCTAGGGCTCacctgccaggggccaggggggAAAGGGTCATTCTGACCCTCCGGTCCTGGCTGCATTTGTTCGGCGCCCACACTGAAGTTCACCCACTCTCCACAGCTGCGCCCGGCAGGCTGGCAGTGCCGTCCAGCAAGAGGTGACTGTGACTTGCCTGAGTTCTGCTCAGGAGACAGCTCCGAGTGCCCTCCTGATGTCAGTCTGGGGGATGGCGAGCCGTGTGCAGGTGGACAGGCGGTGTGCATGCAAGGGCGCTGTGCCTCCTATGCCCAACAGTGCCAGGCTCTCTGGGGACCTGGGGCCCAGCCTGCCACACcactctgcctcctcactgcCAATACTCGGGGGGATGCCTTTGGGAACTGCGGGCGCAGCCCTACTGGCAGCTACGTGTCCTGCGACCCTAGGTGAGTTAGGAAGTGGCTCCTCCCCTGGGTTTGTGGGAACCTTGGCCCAACCTCACTGACCCTGTGCTTCCTCCCTCACCCTAGAGATGCCATTTGCGGGCAGCTCCAGTGTCAGGGGGGCATGGCCCAGCCTCTGCTGGGCTCAGCCCGGGATTTGCACTGGGAGACACTAGAAGCCAATGGGACCTGGCTGAATTGCAGCTGGGTACACCTGGACCTGGGCAACGATGTGGCCCAGCCCCTCCTGACTCTACCTGGCACAGCctgtggccctggcctggtgaGCAACCCGGGTGAGCGAGACCAGGTTGGGAGGGATATCTGGACATGGTGAGCAGTACCCTGGTCTCACAGTCCACCAGTGTAAAAGGCACAGCCTCTGAGGGGAATTCAGATTCTTGCGATCGAGTGAAGTCCTGCTGTCCTATGTGCCTTGGTTTTCCCATCCGTAAAAGCAGGCTGTGGCTTCAGCCACGTTGGCCTCCAGTGCTAGTAAGCTCTGCAAGAACGTgatctttgctcttcttctcatTGGGCAGGTGTGCATTGACCATCGGTGCCAGCCCGTGGATCTCCTGGGAGCACAGGAGTGTCGAAGCAAATGCCATGGGCACGGGGTGAGGTGGTGTGGAGAGGtggaaggggagcagggagcctccagggaggaaaaggggtgATGGCCTTTGGAAACAGACATCCCTGGTTCGAATCCTTGCTCTACCCCtgcctagctgtgtgacctggggcaggttattagcctctctgagctcagtgttctcatctgtccAATGGCCATAACAATGGTACCCACCTCCTGAGGTACATGAGACAAGTATGAAAACTGCTGGCCCAGGGTCCCGCACGTGGGAGGCACTCGCAGGGGTGTTCTGATCTGGTTTCCTCCGGCATGGGTGAGGGCTCCCAGAGCACTGGCTCTCTGTGCCCGTTGTCCCGCACACCTGCCACTCATGTATATCTGAGATCTTGAGAAGCAGGGGACAGGGAAACATGGCCTCAGAGTACAGAGCCCCTCATTGTTCAACCTGTACCTCCTAGGTCTGTGACAGCAATAGGAACTGCCACTGCGAGGAGGGCTGGGCACCCCCTGACTGCAGCGCCCGGGTCAGAGGTAGCgcggcctgggggcaggggcagctgggagggcaAAGTGGCTTATTCCCCCCCTTTTCTGACCCCTCCACTGAGGGTTCCCTGACTCTGTGTGAGCCCTGGCCCCCTCACTTTCTCTGTGCACTTGATCTCACTCCCTGCCCCCTGCGCCGTGCTGGGTGTGGAGTTCTCAGCCCTGTTCACCTTCAAACCTGCCTTCACTCGGCAGCCTCCAGCTCCCTGACCACAgggctgcccctcagcctcctgtTGTTGCTGATCCTGGTGCTGCTTGGTGCCAGCTACTGGCACCGTGCCCGCCTACGCCAGCGACTCTGCCAGCTCAAGGGACCCAGCTGCCAATACAGGtaccagcctccctgctaccaGCTCCCTCCATACCTGTCTTgagccctgcccccatcccctctgCAACCCCTTCCGCCTGGTTCTGACCCCGAGCCCCTTGGGCCACACCACacacccctcctttccctccatgtGCCTCGGAACTCTCCGCCTCACACACAGGCCTGTAGCCCTGAGTGGGTGCACTGAGATGCTAGGGTCACTTCCCCTCAGAAGCCCATGTGCTGGGGATCTGGGGCCCTTGGGCTGAGCAGCTTCCCCTCCACACCCAGTTGGACCTACACTCCACACGTGCTCCTCTTCGAGGAGCTGCAAAGGGTTAGCCCCACTCGAGGGTGGCGTGTAGGTGAGGAACATGGTCTGAGGCTGGGCCCTCtccctccttgtctttctctgtgctcAGGGCAGCCCAGTCTGGTCCCCAAGAATGCCCAGAACCCCCACAGAGGGCCCTGCTGATGCCAGGTGCCAAGGTGAGTCCTAGATGCCAGAGAAGAGGGGGCCCCACCTTGGCCAGACATCCAGcgtgggccctggggtgggggtatTGAAGACTCTAGACTGAGAGAAAGACTCACGTTACCCAAGAGTCAGAGGTCCAGCCTGGAGTGGGGAGGGACAGTCACCTAGAGGAGGGTCTGCTGAGCTCTTTGAGCCGGCCAAGCTGGTGGCTTTGAGAGGTGgtctgcccctgctcccagcagTGGTCCCTGGATGGACCGCTAGGGAGGGTAGGGCCCAGGATGGCCTTCAGCATGCGGGGACCTGATGAGGCCCACTTCGCTGTGCGTAGAGGGCTGGTGAGTGCTCCTGCCCCGAGCCCTCTGGGTGTGAcgacaggggtgtgtgtgtggaggtggtCTCCATGCCCGCCCTACCACTTCTCACCCCCTCTGCATGCCACTGAATAACGGCATGCACAGCCCCACTGCCCCTGGGGtcctggctgcccctccctgggcactaacccctctctgcctgcatctgtctctctgctccccaccccactctgtgCCTGTTTGCTCTTCCTGCTCTCTCAGCAGGCTAGTGCACTTGGCTTCCTGGCTCCCCCTTCCAGGCCACTGCCTCCTGACCCTGTGTCCAGGAGACTCCAGGTAAAtctgggcctggcccagggcaggtgggaggctTGGTACCCAACTGCAGTTCTCATCCCTGTTCCCTGCCAGTGATGCTCTTCATTAGGGGACCAGGGTGCCCCTCAGCCTTCAGACACTATGAGCCCCAGAAGCAGCAAAGGGTGAGCCTCCTGCCTTGGTTTCTACCACCATCTGGTGGTCAGTGGCGGGACTGCAGTGGGCCAGGGACACCACAGTGACCcgttccttcctcccccccagaCATCTGCTGGCATGCACCCAAGCCCTGTGCACATGTCCCCATTCTCCTGTCCTCTGGCTGATTTTGCATGTTGACCTGAACCCCTCGGGAAAACCTCTGCATGCCCACTGCCCCTCTCTGTGCTCTCAAGCCACTGCCCTTCTCTCTGTTCAGGCTGAGCTGGCTGACCGACCCAATCCCCCCACACGCCCTCTGCCTGCTGACCCGGTGGTGAGGCACCCGAAGGTAACGGTGGGGGGAGAGAAGGTCACAGCCTCTTCCACCACCCAGGGCTGTTGTGGTGGTGGCCATAACGAGATGCCCCCTCTGTGCTTGAGGGCACATACCCTGGTGGCATCTCCAATGGTGACAggtttgtttggaaaaaaaaggtAACCTCTGGGGCTGCCCCCGCACAAGCTGGCGTTCCCCAGCACCAGTGCTTCCGGGGTGGCCAACATGACACCTTTCCCAAACTGGCCTCCTACCTTTTCTCTCAGTCTCAGGGGCCTGCCAAGCCCCCACCCCCGAGGAAGCCACTGCCTGCTGACCCCCAGGGCCGGTGCCCTTCAAGTGACCTGCCTGATCCAGGAGCTGGAAACCTCCCCCTAGTGGTACCCTCCAGGTGGGCAAGGAAAGGCGCTGCgaatgggtgggtgggaggagtggtCTGGGAAAAGGGGACTTCTCACCTTATTCTCTGCTTCCGGCACCCCAGGCCTGCGCCACCGCCACCAGGGGTGACCTCCCTCTACCTCTGAACTCTCCTGAAGTTCTGCCTGCCTCCAGGACTTAAAGAAACATGAACAGGTTTCCTGGAgtacacccccacacacacccagcaaCGATGGAAGGGGCCAGCGCCTGGACACGAAGGAGCAGGCGTCCGAAGGCACCTCCACGAGTGTCGAGCATCACCCTGGGGACCAGCCCGTGCAGTTGCAGCTGGGGGTTAGGGAGAGCTGGGCGCTGGACCTAGCTGAGGGAGGTGCGCACATCCTGTCTCTCTGCTCAGTCCTAATAAACGAAAGATCTCCGGAGCGTGCCTCGGTTTGTTGGCTCAGGGAAGGT
This portion of the Phyllostomus discolor isolate MPI-MPIP mPhyDis1 chromosome 14, mPhyDis1.pri.v3, whole genome shotgun sequence genome encodes:
- the ADAM15 gene encoding disintegrin and metalloproteinase domain-containing protein 15 isoform X1, with amino-acid sequence MRLALLWALGLLGAGSPLPFLPLPDTGGTKEKAIPERALGGSLQPQVLQDNLTLSLAEALQTSLPEALQIQLELDGESHILELLQNRELVPGQPTLVWYQPDGTRVVSEGHNLENCCYQGGVRGHADSWASVCMCSGLRGLVILSPEKGYTLELRPGDLQGPPIISRIQDLLLPGHTCALSWREPAPTRASTGRPLRQPRIHRWRRDVVTETKIIELVIVADHSEVQRYPDHQQLLNRTLEVALLLDTFFQPLNVRVVLVGLEAWTRHDLIEISQDPGLTLHNFLHWRRASLLPRLPHDSAQLVTATSFSGPMVGMAIQNSICSPDFSGGVNMDHSISILGVASSIAHELGHSLGLDHDTPGNSCPCPGPAPSKTCIMEASTDFLPGLNFSNCSRQALEKALLDGMGSCLFEQLPRLPSMATVCGNKISGLSKQYNCGFPDHCTDPCCDSVTCQLRPGARCTSDGPCCQNCQLRPAGWQCRPARGDCDLPEFCSGDSSECPPDVSLGDGEPCAGGQAVCMQGRCASYAQQCQALWGPGAQPATPLCLLTANTRGDAFGNCGRSPTGSYVSCDPRDAICGQLQCQGGMAQPLLGSARDLHWETLEANGTWLNCSWVHLDLGNDVAQPLLTLPGTACGPGLVCIDHRCQPVDLLGAQECRSKCHGHGVCDSNRNCHCEEGWAPPDCSARVRASSSLTTGLPLSLLLLLILVLLGASYWHRARLRQRLCQLKGPSCQYRAAQSGPQECPEPPQRALLMPGAKQASALGFLAPPSRPLPPDPVSRRLQAELADRPNPPTRPLPADPVVRHPKSQGPAKPPPPRKPLPADPQGRCPSSDLPDPGAGNLPLVVPSRPAPPPPGVTSLYL
- the ADAM15 gene encoding disintegrin and metalloproteinase domain-containing protein 15 isoform X8; amino-acid sequence: MRLALLWALGLLGAGSPLPFLPLPDTGGTKEKAIPERALGGSLQPQVLQDNLTLSLAEALQTSLPEALQIQLELDGESHILELLQNRELVPGQPTLVWYQPDGTRVVSEGHNLENCCYQGGVRGHADSWASVCMCSGLRGLVILSPEKGYTLELRPGDLQGPPIISRIQDLLLPGHTCALSWREPAPTRASTGRPLRQPRIHRWRRDVVTETKIIELVIVADHSEVQRYPDHQQLLNRTLEVALLLDTFFQPLNVRVVLVGLEAWTRHDLIEISQDPGLTLHNFLHWRRASLLPRLPHDSAQLVTATSFSGPMVGMAIQNSICSPDFSGGVNMDHSISILGVASSIAHELGHSLGLDHDTPGNSCPCPGPAPSKTCIMEASTDFLPGLNFSNCSRQALEKALLDGMGSCLFEQLPRLPSMATVCGNKISGLSKQYNCGFPDHCTDPCCDSVTCQLRPGARCTSDGPCCQNCQLRPAGWQCRPARGDCDLPEFCSGDSSECPPDVSLGDGEPCAGGQAVCMQGRCASYAQQCQALWGPGAQPATPLCLLTANTRGDAFGNCGRSPTGSYVSCDPRDAICGQLQCQGGMAQPLLGSARDLHWETLEANGTWLNCSWVHLDLGNDVAQPLLTLPGTACGPGLVCIDHRCQPVDLLGAQECRSKCHGHGVCDSNRNCHCEEGWAPPDCSARVRASSSLTTGLPLSLLLLLILVLLGASYWHRARLRQRLCQLKGPSCQYRAAQSGPQECPEPPQRALLMPGAKAELADRPNPPTRPLPADPVVRHPKGPAKPPPPRKPLPADPQGRCPSSDLPDPGAGNLPLVVPSRPAPPPPGVTSLYL
- the ADAM15 gene encoding disintegrin and metalloproteinase domain-containing protein 15 isoform X3, with product MRLALLWALGLLGAGSPLPFLPLPDTGGTKEKAIPERALGGSLQPQVLQDNLTLSLAEALQTSLPEALQIQLELDGESHILELLQNRELVPGQPTLVWYQPDGTRVVSEGHNLENCCYQGGVRGHADSWASVCMCSGLRGLVILSPEKGYTLELRPGDLQGPPIISRIQDLLLPGHTCALSWREPAPTRASTGRPLRQPRIHRWRRDVVTETKIIELVIVADHSEVQRYPDHQQLLNRTLEVALLLDTFFQPLNVRVVLVGLEAWTRHDLIEISQDPGLTLHNFLHWRRASLLPRLPHDSAQLVTATSFSGPMVGMAIQNSICSPDFSGGVNMDHSISILGVASSIAHELGHSLGLDHDTPGNSCPCPGPAPSKTCIMEASTDFLPGLNFSNCSRQALEKALLDGMGSCLFEQLPRLPSMATVCGNKISGLSKQYNCGFPDHCTDPCCDSVTCQLRPGARCTSDGPCCQNCQLRPAGWQCRPARGDCDLPEFCSGDSSECPPDVSLGDGEPCAGGQAVCMQGRCASYAQQCQALWGPGAQPATPLCLLTANTRGDAFGNCGRSPTGSYVSCDPRDAICGQLQCQGGMAQPLLGSARDLHWETLEANGTWLNCSWVHLDLGNDVAQPLLTLPGTACGPGLVCIDHRCQPVDLLGAQECRSKCHGHGVCDSNRNCHCEEGWAPPDCSARVRASSSLTTGLPLSLLLLLILVLLGASYWHRARLRQRLCQLKGPSCQYRAAQSGPQECPEPPQRALLMPGAKQASALGFLAPPSRPLPPDPVSRRLQAELADRPNPPTRPLPADPVVRHPKGPAKPPPPRKPLPADPQGRCPSSDLPDPGAGNLPLVVPSRPAPPPPGVTSLYL
- the ADAM15 gene encoding disintegrin and metalloproteinase domain-containing protein 15 isoform X11, whose translation is MRLALLWALGLLGAGSPLPFLPLPDTGGTKEKAIPERALGGSLQPQVLQDNLTLSLAEALQTSLPEALQIQLELDGESHILELLQNRELVPGQPTLVWYQPDGTRVVSEGHNLENCCYQGGVRGHADSWASVCMCSGLRGLVILSPEKGYTLELRPGDLQGPPIISRIQDLLLPGHTCALSWREPAPTRASTGRPLRQPRIHRWRRDVVTETKIIELVIVADHSEVQRYPDHQQLLNRTLEVALLLDTFFQPLNVRVVLVGLEAWTRHDLIEISQDPGLTLHNFLHWRRASLLPRLPHDSAQLVTATSFSGPMVGMAIQNSICSPDFSGGVNMDHSISILGVASSIAHELGHSLGLDHDTPGNSCPCPGPAPSKTCIMEASTDFLPGLNFSNCSRQALEKALLDGMGSCLFEQLPRLPSMATVCGNKISGLSKQYNCGFPDHCTDPCCDSVTCQLRPGARCTSDGPCCQNCQLRPAGWQCRPARGDCDLPEFCSGDSSECPPDVSLGDGEPCAGGQAVCMQGRCASYAQQCQALWGPGAQPATPLCLLTANTRGDAFGNCGRSPTGSYVSCDPRDAICGQLQCQGGMAQPLLGSARDLHWETLEANGTWLNCSWVHLDLGNDVAQPLLTLPGTACGPGLVCIDHRCQPVDLLGAQECRSKCHGHGVCDSNRNCHCEEGWAPPDCSARVRASSSLTTGLPLSLLLLLILVLLGASYWHRARLRQRLCQLKGPSCQYRLVHLASWLPLPGHCLLTLCPGDSSLRGLPSPHPRGSHCLLTPRAGALQVTCLIQELETSP